A single genomic interval of Lentimicrobium saccharophilum harbors:
- a CDS encoding DNA-directed RNA polymerase subunit alpha, which yields MAILAFQKPEKVIMVEADDSKGVFEFRPLEPGFGITIGNALRRILLSSLEGYAITSVRIDGVDMEFSSIKGVVEDVTDIILNLKKIRFKRLLDSETSEKIRLVISGQDTFMAGDINKFLSVFQVLNPEVEICHMEPSVKLVIDLTIDKGRGYVPAEENKQAGAPIGTIAIDSIHTPVKNVKYTIENFRVEQKTDYEKLILELITDGSIHPKEALKESARILIHHFMLFSDEKITIDTEEKAVAEEFDETSLHIRQLLKTKLVDMDLSVRALNCLKAADVETLGELVSYNKNDLLKFRNFGKKSLTELEELVKSKNLEFGMNIAKYKLDKD from the coding sequence ATGGCAATATTAGCATTTCAAAAGCCTGAAAAGGTTATCATGGTCGAAGCTGATGATTCAAAAGGCGTTTTTGAATTCAGGCCTCTTGAACCAGGATTCGGAATTACCATCGGCAATGCACTCAGAAGGATACTGCTTTCCTCATTGGAAGGTTATGCGATCACCTCTGTACGGATTGATGGAGTTGATATGGAATTCTCCTCGATCAAAGGCGTTGTGGAAGATGTTACCGACATTATCCTCAATCTGAAGAAAATCCGGTTCAAACGATTGCTTGATTCCGAAACCAGCGAAAAGATCCGCCTGGTCATTTCCGGTCAGGATACTTTTATGGCCGGTGACATCAATAAGTTCCTCTCGGTATTTCAGGTTTTGAATCCCGAAGTGGAGATCTGCCATATGGAACCTTCAGTAAAACTTGTCATCGATCTCACTATTGACAAGGGCCGCGGTTATGTGCCTGCTGAGGAAAACAAACAAGCTGGTGCCCCTATCGGTACCATCGCGATTGACTCGATTCACACACCTGTAAAGAATGTGAAATATACCATCGAGAATTTCCGCGTGGAGCAGAAAACCGACTATGAAAAACTCATACTGGAACTAATCACCGATGGCTCTATTCATCCCAAGGAAGCGCTGAAAGAATCCGCCAGGATACTCATTCATCACTTTATGCTCTTCTCGGATGAAAAAATTACCATCGATACTGAAGAAAAAGCCGTTGCTGAGGAATTTGATGAAACCTCACTTCACATTCGTCAACTGCTGAAGACCAAACTTGTTGACATGGATCTTTCTGTAAGGGCTCTTAACTGCCTGAAGGCAGCTGATGTAGAAACCCTGGGTGAACTGGTATCATACAACAAGAATGACCTTTTAAAATTCCGCAATTTTGGTAAAAAATCACTCACCGAGCTTGAAGAGCTTGTGAAGTCGAAAAACCTGGAATTCGGAATGAATATTGCAAAATATAAACTTGATAAGGATTAA
- the rpsD gene encoding 30S ribosomal protein S4 translates to MARYTGPRTKIARKFKDPIYGPDKYFEKKNYAPGMHGNSKRRKKLSEYGTQLQEKQKAKYTYGILEKQFKNTFHKASRKKGMPGEVLLQLIESRLDNVVYRLGIAPTRSAARQLVTHRHIMVNGSVVNVPSYELKLGDVVAVREKSKSLEVIQNALASKRNTYPWLEWDSTLLTGKLASLPAREDIPENIKEQLIVELYSK, encoded by the coding sequence ATGGCCAGGTATACAGGTCCAAGAACCAAAATTGCACGAAAATTCAAAGATCCGATCTACGGTCCGGACAAGTATTTCGAGAAGAAAAACTATGCCCCGGGTATGCACGGAAATTCGAAGAGGCGTAAAAAACTTTCTGAATACGGAACACAGCTTCAGGAGAAGCAGAAAGCCAAATATACATACGGAATTCTCGAGAAACAGTTTAAAAATACTTTCCATAAAGCAAGCCGTAAAAAAGGCATGCCGGGTGAGGTACTGCTTCAGCTGATTGAATCACGTCTCGACAATGTGGTCTATCGTTTGGGTATTGCTCCCACACGCAGCGCTGCGCGCCAGCTGGTGACTCATCGTCACATCATGGTAAATGGTTCAGTAGTGAATGTGCCTTCTTATGAACTGAAGCTGGGTGATGTTGTTGCAGTGCGGGAGAAATCCAAATCTCTGGAAGTGATCCAGAATGCCCTGGCTTCAAAACGGAATACCTACCCCTGGCTTGAATGGGACAGCACGCTTTTGACAGGAAAATTGGCCAGCCTTCCGGCTCGTGAAGATATTCCCGAAAACATTAAGGAACAGCTCATCGTTGAGTTGTACTCCAAATAA
- the rpsK gene encoding 30S ribosomal protein S11, producing the protein MAKTAKTSKKKVVKVDPIGRAYVSASFNNIIISLTNNAGQVISWASAGKMGFRGSKKNTPYAAQMAATECSKVAYDMGLRKVKVFVKGPGSGRESAIRTIHSSGIEVMEIMDVTPLPHNGCRPPKRRRV; encoded by the coding sequence ATGGCAAAAACTGCTAAAACATCAAAGAAAAAAGTTGTTAAGGTTGATCCCATTGGAAGAGCCTATGTGAGTGCATCTTTCAACAACATCATAATCTCGCTCACCAACAATGCCGGTCAGGTTATCAGCTGGGCATCCGCTGGTAAGATGGGGTTCAGGGGCTCGAAGAAGAACACCCCGTACGCTGCACAGATGGCTGCTACCGAGTGCTCAAAGGTTGCATACGATATGGGCCTGCGCAAAGTAAAAGTGTTTGTGAAGGGGCCTGGTTCGGGAAGGGAATCTGCCATCCGTACCATTCATTCTTCAGGCATTGAGGTTATGGAAATCATGGATGTAACCCCACTGCCGCACAACGGTTGTCGTCCTCCCAAGAGGAGAAGGGTATAA
- the rpsM gene encoding 30S ribosomal protein S13, with protein MARIAGIDIPKNKRGEIGLTYIYGIGRSTAQKILQAAGVDLNKKVQDWNDDEQNAIRTIISDQYKVEGALRSEVQTNIKRLMDIGCYRGVRHRLGLPLRGQSTKNNARTRKGRKKTVANKKKATKG; from the coding sequence ATGGCACGTATTGCTGGTATTGATATACCCAAAAACAAAAGAGGTGAGATTGGTCTTACCTATATTTACGGAATCGGCCGCAGCACCGCTCAGAAGATTCTGCAGGCTGCCGGTGTTGATCTGAACAAGAAGGTTCAGGACTGGAATGACGACGAACAGAATGCCATTCGTACCATCATCAGTGATCAGTACAAAGTGGAAGGTGCGCTGAGGTCAGAAGTACAGACCAACATCAAGCGATTGATGGATATTGGCTGTTACCGTGGGGTAAGGCATCGTCTGGGTCTTCCGCTCCGCGGACAGAGTACCAAGAACAATGCGCGTACCCGTAAAGGAAGAAAGAAAACTGTTGCCAACAAGAAGAAAGCAACGAAAGGTTAA
- the ykgO gene encoding type B 50S ribosomal protein L36, translating into MKVRASVKKRTPDCKIVRRKGRLYIINKKNPKYKQRQG; encoded by the coding sequence ATGAAAGTAAGAGCATCAGTCAAGAAAAGAACACCTGACTGTAAAATTGTCAGAAGGAAAGGGCGGTTGTACATCATCAACAAAAAGAACCCCAAGTACAAACAAAGACAAGGTTAA
- the infA gene encoding translation initiation factor IF-1 has product MAKQISIEQDGTVTESLGNAMFRVELENGHIITAHISGKMRMHYIKILPGDKVKLEMSPYDLTKGRIIFRYK; this is encoded by the coding sequence ATGGCAAAACAGATTTCGATAGAACAGGACGGAACGGTTACTGAATCGCTGGGAAACGCGATGTTCCGTGTTGAGCTTGAGAACGGGCACATCATTACAGCCCACATTTCGGGAAAAATGAGGATGCACTACATCAAGATTTTGCCTGGTGATAAGGTGAAGCTTGAAATGTCGCCCTATGACCTGACCAAGGGAAGAATAATTTTCAGATACAAATAA
- the map gene encoding type I methionyl aminopeptidase codes for MIYYKTDEEIELIRLSSLLVGKTLAEVARHIQPGITTASLDKVAETFIRDHGAVPGFKGYGGFPGTLCVSVNDVVVHGIPGNQVLKDGDLVSVDCGVILNGFYGDSAYSFAVGNVTEEVQLLMERTKKSLYLGIEAAKAGKRTGDIGFEIQAYVEQFGYSVVRDLVGHGLGRHLHEKPEVPNFGKRGVGTMLQPGLVICIEPMINLGRRQVSQDKDGWTIRTADRKPSAHFEHAIAIREGSTDILSSFDEIEKVLESKK; via the coding sequence CTTGCTGAAGTTGCCAGGCACATTCAACCAGGCATAACTACCGCTTCGCTCGATAAGGTGGCAGAAACATTTATCCGTGATCATGGGGCTGTGCCCGGATTTAAAGGTTACGGCGGTTTCCCCGGCACTTTGTGTGTATCGGTTAACGATGTTGTGGTGCATGGAATTCCCGGGAATCAGGTGCTGAAGGATGGTGATCTTGTTTCGGTTGACTGTGGTGTAATCCTGAACGGATTTTACGGTGATTCCGCATATTCCTTTGCCGTCGGTAATGTTACTGAAGAAGTACAGCTGCTGATGGAGCGAACCAAGAAATCGCTTTATCTGGGAATTGAGGCCGCGAAAGCAGGCAAACGGACCGGAGATATAGGTTTTGAAATACAGGCTTATGTGGAACAATTCGGTTATTCAGTGGTACGTGACCTGGTAGGACACGGACTTGGCCGGCATCTGCACGAAAAACCGGAAGTGCCGAATTTCGGCAAGCGTGGTGTTGGAACCATGCTTCAACCGGGACTGGTGATCTGTATCGAGCCTATGATTAACCTTGGACGCCGGCAGGTATCACAGGACAAAGACGGCTGGACAATCAGAACTGCTGATCGTAAACCTTCGGCGCATTTTGAGCATGCGATTGCCATCAGAGAGGGGAGCACTGACATTTTATCGTCTTTTGATGAAATTGAAAAAGTACTTGAGTCAAAAAAATAA